One genomic window of Augochlora pura isolate Apur16 chromosome 5, APUR_v2.2.1, whole genome shotgun sequence includes the following:
- the Nipped-b gene encoding nipped-B cohesin loading factor isoform X2, with product MVDILKVKAVMPEQIKFKMNGVIPSVPITTLAGIASLTDLLPEMPLPTPLPQTLTNKSLLFHPRVAEEAQILLSVRNENLVPQLILSLSQTSSDHIELKDNYANTVQPLETEQNTPELLKAILQINPHVFKGPQYNSPRNWPQGTPMMHSNQTSANYGRFSPSYSSSSGSRQTPQGSPAHPAAARTVLPPPTGIINPLPNMTPQPNMYSPAHMSSPGTPLTTLGNLTPQHHNMAGMTPQHNMHMASSIGANMPIQQHQTMNMQQNVFDPMMNQQVHHPLSTHQPMDLDSSVQENPQFLLDPVTGLPDIDLPIENIETKQSMDNATQHLLSTTQATSYPSMETDDMVNAINSNPTPIIQHQQNNNSEKGLKLPGPLPEKLKEPVVMLDRLSLADQALMQKSLAAFAEKSPSRAAKMGISNREEVKSESESEEEIGKNNKYFKARAKERQVQREKEKAERKKGEEKTRRRRRVLDDDDEEEEEKKEQQQQQQQQLSPSKPKIRKIEKKLVPVLAKLSVEELMETNTYQRFNTTIETIFENTEDVAANAEFEDDGDVPPELLIPKYQLHDLCTEAAKLKALGAMESIPSDRLVRLLNILEKNIRDGAKVSPLADPDDDIEESRLWMQLAMERVQRAVDASLIALHIMTSNNMPKMVYLEDVIDRIVLFMKFQLQNTIYPSFDPVYKIDTKNKTDNYNSSGRKKRGHMKEVREKSILQVYNKMHELVGLLAELLNIQVLTDTSVLHASTLGVAPFFVESVSDLQLSALKLVTVIFTKYEKHRRLLLDDILASIARLPSSKRSLRTYRLNSEDHIQMLTALVLQLIQCVVVLSDNAIPQQKKSQDEEEKKEEKKPSFVDADVLIINKYETATRIAGNFLNVFLSKCGSKGEEIDYRPLFENFVQDLLATVNKPEWPAAELLLSLLGKLLVGHFSNKSSDMSLRVASIDYLGVVAARLRKDAVSSHCKLSTIDQIIKDIKIEQQKDSDYDQVKDKEIHGLSEDEERTVFLQKVLLDYLAVNGTKDSALGYARHFYLAQWYRDCAVEKSKVGQVKNSPSKKMHKKRVKKKNKHHSSDQDSDSDLDEPDPDENDNNEQKNSEAYRIIEEKKKYIISRIRPYSTGTKPDILQTYIDYNSAELISQYLASKRPFSQSFDRYLKQILHVLTESSIAIRTKAMKCLTMIVEADPSVLARGDMQLGVKHSFLDHATSVREAAVDLVGKFVLSRPELIDKYYDMLLARILDTGVSVRKRVIKILKDICMECPDFPKIPEICVKMIRRVNDEEGIRKLVMEVFQNMWFTPVRERPSLDSESLLRKVMNITDVVAASKDMGLEWFEQLLVSLFKPKEDKDDSTKMQTEPPKALLTACKQIVDCLIENVLRLEETNLEEAEKVEKKGSSQRLVACLTTLYLFAKIRPQLLVNHAITLQPYLSLKCQTQGDYQIISSVAHTLELVVPLMEHPSETFLAQLEEDSVKLILQHDPSVVASCLSCLGSIVNNVTRNFKLIRDCFKKYYGHLTEYKSFYEKNPTNPMLLKYRPFVRRALFTVGLLLRHFNFTDPEVIEGLAENIKDQVFETLNYFVNLDNDDVKHFTLSAIGSLCIRHYELMLLPELKELYHHLLTSENALVHMRIQVLNNVEVYLQEEDKRMIKQDMEWAKRSKQENLKEMGDVSSGMASTVIQLYVKEILEAFLHANVNVRHAALKVIQLILAQGLVHPVQIVPYLICMSTDCEKAVSHSADKQLQDIEKKYPGFIHMKSQLGIRLSYRLQKILQNEMTVRGMRVKEGEFPGALNGFLYTILRNTKQQRRAIVLSFLKQFDETAKTSLSQMLYLADNLAYFTYQVQDEPLFIIHHIDIIISMSGTNLLQSFKEALLPKEGSNQQQLQQQQQQQQLQQQQQQQQTQYQTPLGPDGQPRPEQLFSVLEDEEDDEEDEDILLARLPDDTTVLREYITASQGFLLLLTLRQHLKDLYGFSDQKISQYSPTEAAKVYEKAVNRKNNLLFKPKATLQRLKDGVSNEELDGDGRKKLVKEYLDFKQLMLKFDLEEQEEDGNDGDTSGKQLAENAKLAHHSELDGKLADGNAMGNYQGNVNSTIEHPNNSVNSVAGSGPVPVPMQPMHPPPVPQQMQPRVPKLTIHAHSEAKEHRKHRSHKTEKVKKHKKKKRRRISDSSDSGDDYSDPDFLV from the exons ATGGTGGATATTCTGAAAGTGAAG GCTGTAATGCCAGAACAAATCAAATTCAAGATGAACGGGGTTATACCGAGTGTGCCAATCACAACTCTCGCTGGTATCGCGAGTCTCACTGACTTGTTGCCTGAAATGCCCCTCCCAACACCGCTGCCGCAGACATTGACTAACAAGTCCCTTCTGTTTCATCCAAGAGTGGCCGAAGAAGCACAAATCCTACTGAGTGTCCGTAACGAGAACTTGGTGCCGCAGCTGATATTGTCCTTGTCGCAAACGTCCTCGGATCACATAGAGCTGAAAGACAATTATGCAAATACAGTACAACCTTTGGAAACCGAGCAAAATACTCCAGAGCTGCTGAAAGCGATACTACAGATAAATCCGCACGTATTCAAGGGTCCTCAGTACAATTCACCGAGAAACTGGCCCCAAGGTACACCTATGATGCATAGCAATCAAACGTCGGCGAATTATGGGCGGTTTTCTCCATCCTACTCGAGTTCCTCGGGATCGAGACAAACGCCGCAAGGTAGTCCAGCTCACCCTGCTGCCGCTAGGACGGTACTCCCTCCGCCAACCGGTATCATCAACCCCCTACCTAACATGACACCGCAGCCAAACATGTACTCTCCAGCTCACATGAGTTCTCCAGGTACACCGTTAACGACTCTGGGTAATCTAACACCTCAACACCATAACATGGCTGGTATGACGCCCCAGCATAACATGCACATGGCGTCCTCCATAGGCGCAAACATGCCTATCCAGCAACACCAAACTATGAATATGCAGCAAAATGTGTTTGATCCGATGATGAACCAACAAGTGCATCATCCTTTAAGTACGCATCAACCGATGGACTTGGACAGTTCGGTCCAGGAAAATCCGCAGTTTTTATTAGATCCGGTGACAGGTCTTCCCGATATTGACTTACCGATTGAAAATATCGAGACGAAACAAAGTATGGACAATGCGACGCAGCATTTACTGTCGACGACGCAGGCCACATCCTACCCTAGTATGGAGACCGATGACATGGTCAATGCTATAAATAGCAATCCGACGCCGATTATACAACATCAACAAAACAATAACTCGGAAAAGGGACTAAAACTGCCTGGTCCCTTACCGGAGAAACTGAAGGAGCCGGTGGTCATGCTGGATAGATTATCCCTTGCAGACCAGGCTCTGATGCAGAAAAGTTTGGCCGCGTTCGCGGAGAAGTCGCCGAGTCGCGCCGCGAAAATGGGAATCTCGAATCGTGAGGAGGTCAAGTCCGAGTCAGAAAGCGAGGAAGAAATAGGTAAGAACAATAAATACTTTAAGGCACGGGCGAAAGAACGCCAGGTGCAGCGGGAGAAGGAAAAggcggagagaaagaagggTGAGGAGAAAACGCGCAGGAGAAGAAGGGTACTGGACGATGATgacgaggaagaggaggagaagaaggagcagcagcaacaacagcagcagcagttaTCGCCCAGCAAGCCAAAAATCAGAAAGATCGAGAAAAAACTAGTTCCGGTGTTAGCGAAGCTCAGCGTGGAGGAGCTGATGGAAACGAACACGTATCAGCGTTTCAACACAACCATAGAGACGATATTCGAGAACACGGAAGACGTTGCGGCCAATGCAGAATTTGAAGACGACGGCGATGTGCCTCCAGAGCTATTAATCCCCAAGTACCAGCTGCATGACCTCTGTACCGAAGCCGCTAAACTGAAGGCGCTAGGGGCTATGGAGTCTATTCCTTCGGATAGACTGGTTAGGCTGCTGAACATTCTGGAGAAGAACATCCGTGATGGAGCCAAGGTCTCACCTCTCGCGGACCCCGATGATGATATTGAAGAGAGCCGGTTGTGGATGCAGCTGGCCATGGAGAGGGTGCAGCGTGCGGTGGACGCGTCTCTGATCGCGTTGCACATTATGACGTCGAACAACATGCCGAAGATGGTCTACCTGGAAGATGTAATCGACAGAATAGTCCTGTTCATGAAGTTTCAACTGCAGAATACAATATATCCCTCTTTCGATCCCGTTTATAAGATAGACACGAAAAACAAGACtgacaattataattctaGCGGCCGTAAGAAGAGGGGTCACATGAAAGAGGTACGCGAGAAGAGCATTCTCCAGGTATACAACAAAATGCATGAGTTGGTCGGTTTGCTCGCGGAACTGCTGAACATACAGGTGCTGACGGACACCAGTGTCCTACACGCGTCCACGCTGGGCGTCGCGCCCTTCTTCGTCGAGTCTGTCAGCGATCTTCAGTTGAGCGCGCTGAAGCTTGTCACCGTCATCTTTACTAAGTACGAGAAGCACAGGAGGTTGTTACTGGATGACATACTAGCATCTATAGCTCGCCTGCCGAGCAGCAAACGAAGTTTGAGAACCTATAGATTGAACTCTGAGGATCACATACAGATGTTAACTGCGTTGGTGCTGCAACTGATCCAGTGCGTGGTTGTCTTATCCGACAATGCGATTCCGCAACAGAAGAAATCTCAGGATGAGGAAGAAAAGAAGGAGGAGAAAAAGCCGAGCTTCGTGGACGCGGACGTGTTGATCATCAATAAGTATGAGACGGCAACCAGAATAGcggggaattttttaaacgtgttTCTGAGCAAATGCGGCAGCAAAGGAGAAGAGATCGATTACAGACCGTTATTTGAGAATTTCGTGCAGGATTTGCTAGCCACCGTGAACAAGCCAGAATGGCCAGCAGCAGAGCTGCTTCTAAGTCTGCTGGGGAAGCTGCTGGTAGGACACTTTTCGAACAAAAGCTCGGACATGTCGCTCCGGGTGGCCTCCATCGACTACCTCGGCGTCGTCGCGGCTAGATTACGGAAAGATGCTGTTAGCTCGCACTGTAAATTGTCTACCATCGATCAGATCATCAAAGACATCAAGATAGAGCAGCAGAAGGATTCCGATTACGACCAAGTCAAGGACAAGGAAATCCATGGACTGAGCGAAGACGAGGAGAGGACAGTTTTTTTACAGAAAGTCCTGCTAGACTACTTGGCTGTAAACGGAACGAAGGATTCCGCGTTAGGCTATGCTCGCCACTTTTACTTGGCGCAGTGGTACAGGGACTGCGCGGTGGAGAAGTCAAAGGTTGGTCAAGTGAAGAACAGTCCCAGCAAAAAGATGCACAAGAAGAGGGTCAAGAAGAAGAACAAGCATCACTCGAGCGATCAGGATTCAGACTCCGATTTAGACGAGCCGGATCCGGACGAGAACGACAATAACGAGCAGAAGAACTCCGAGGCTTACAGGATCATCgaggagaagaaaaagtaCATTATAAGTAGAATAAGGCCGTACAGCACAGGCACGAAGCCGGACATCCTTCAGACGTACATCGATTACAATTCGGCAGAACTTATATCGCAGTATCTTGCTTCGAAGAGGCCTTTCTCGCAAAGTTTCGATCGATATCTGAAACAGATCCTGCACGTGTTGACGGAGTCGTCGATAGCGATCCGAACGAAGGCAATGAAGTGTTTGACGATGATCGTCGAAGCTGATCCGAGCGTCTTGGCGAGAGGAGACATGCAGTTGGGCGTGAAGCACTCGTTTCTGGATCACGCCACGTCCGTGAGAGAAGCAGCCGTCGACTTGGTAGGGAAATTTGTACTAAGTAGGCCGGAATTAATAGACAAGTATTACGACATGCTGTTGGCGAGGATCCTGGACACCGGAGTCAGCGTGCGGAAACGCGTGATCAAGATCTTGAAGGACATCTGCATGGAGTGCCCCGACTTCCCGAAGATACCGGAGATCTGTGTAAAGATGATCAGACGGGTCAACGACGAGGAAGGCATTAGGAAATTAGTCATGGAGGTGTTTCAAAACATGTGGTTTACGCCGGTCAGAGAGCGACCCAGCCTGGACTCCGAGTCACTGTTGAGGAAGGTGATGAACATCACGGACGTCGTGGCAGCTAGCAAAGACATGGGCCTTGAGTGGTTCGAACAGCTGCTGGTAAGCTTGTTCAAGCCGAAGGAAGACAAAGACGATAGTACAAAAATGCAAACCGAGCCCCCGAAGGCGTTGTTGACTGCGTGCAAGCAGATTGTTGATTGTCTGATTGAGAACGTTCTCCGATTGGAGGAGACCAACTTGGAGGAGGCCGAGAAGGTAGAGAAGAAGGGCTCCTCGCAGAGGCTGGTCGCTTGTTTGACTACCTTGTATCTATTCGCGAAGATACGGCCACAGTTGCTGGTGAACCATGCGATCACGTTGCAGCCTTATTTAAGTTTAAAGTGCCAGACGCAAGGCGACTATCAGATCATCAGCAGCGTGGCGCACACGCTAGAGTTGGTTGTGCCACTAATGGAACATCCCAGCGAGACTTTTTTAGCACAGCTGGAGGAGGACTCGGTCAAGTTGATCCTGCAACACGACCCATCGGTGGTCGCCAGCTGCCTGTCCTGCTTAGGTTCTATAGTTAACAACGTGACcaggaattttaaattgatacgAGActgttttaagaaatattacggACATCTGACCGAGTACAAATCGTTTTACGAGAAAAACCCGACTAATCCGATGCTCCTCAAGTATAGGCCGTTCGTCAGGCGGGCGTTGTTCACGGTTGGCCTGCTGTTACGGCACTTCAACTTCACCGACCCGGAGGTGATCGAAGGCTTGGCGGAGAACATCAAAGACCAGGTTTTTGAGACGCTCAACTACTTTGTGAATCTCGACAACGATGACGTCAAACACTTCACACTGTCTGCGATCGGCTCTCTTTGTATACGACATTACGAGTTGATGTTGCTTCCCGAGCTGAAGGAGCTCTACCATCACCTGCTTACGTCTGAAAATGCGTTGGTGCACATGCGAATCCAGGTGTTAAACAACGTTGAGGTATACTTGCAGGAGGAAGACAAGAGGATGATCAAACAGGACATGGAATGGGCCAAGAGGTCGAAGCAGGAAAACTTGAAGGAGATGGGAGACGTGTCTTCGGGAATGGCCAGCACCGTGATCCAGTTGTACGTGAAAGAGATCCTCGAAGCTTTCTTGCACGCGAACGTGAACGTCCGACATGCAGCCCTTAAGGTCATCCAGTTAATATTGGCCCAAGGCCTGGTCCATCCGGTCCAAATCGTTCCGTATCTAATCTGTATGAGCACGGACTGCGAGAAAGCGGTAAGCCATAGCGCGGACAAACAGCTGCAGGACATCGAGAAGAAGTATCCTGGCTTCATTCACATGAAGTCACAATTGGGTATCAGGCTAAGCTATCGGCTGCAGAAGATCTTGCAAAACGAGATGACGGTGAGGGGTATGCGGGTGAAGGAGGGCGAGTTCCCGGGCGCGTTGAACGGTTTCCTCTACACGATCTTGAGGAACACGAAGCAGCAGAGGCGAGCGATCGTATTGTCCTTCCTGAAACAGTTCGACGAGACCGCGAAAACGAGCTTGTCGCAAATGCTGTATCTAGCCGACAATCTCGCTTACTTTACATATCAAGTACAGGACGAGCCGTTGTTTATCATCCATCACATTGACATTATCATCTCGATGTCCGGTACGAACCTCTTGCAGTCGTTCAAAGAAGCGTTACTTCCCAAGGAAGGCAGCAATCAACAACAactgcagcagcagcaacaacaacaacagctgcaacagcagcagcaacaacaacaaacgCAATATCAAACGCCATTGGGCCCCGATGGCCAGCCGCGGCCTGAACAATTGTTTTCGGTGTTGGAGGACGAGGAAGACGATGAGGAGGATGAGGATATCCTACTGGCAAGGTTACCCGATGACACCACTGTACTAAGGGAGTACATTACGGCGAGTCAAGGATTTCTGCTCTTGCTCACACTGAGACAGCATTTGAAGGACCTGTACGGCTTCTCTGATCAAAAAATCAGCCAGTACTCGCCCACGGAGGCCGCCAAGGTCTACGAGAAAGCCGTCAACCGAAAGAACAACCTGCTGTTCAAACCAAAGGCTACTCTGCAGAGACTAAAGGACGGCGTCAGCAACGAGGAGCTGGACGGAGATGGCAGGAAGAAGCTGGTCAAGGAGTACTTGGACTTCAAACAGTTGATGCTCAAGTTCGACCTTGAAGAACAGGAGGAAGACGGCAACGACGGTGACACAAGTGGGAAGCAACTGGCGGAGAACGCCAAGCTGGCACACCACTCCGAACTAGACGGCAAATTAGCAGATGGGAACGCGATGGGTAACTATCAGGGCAACGTGAACTCGACGATCGAGCATCCGAACAATTCTGTAAATTCTGTAGCTGGTTCCGGACCTGTACCCGTGCCTATGCAGCCCATGCATCCTCCTCCGGTGCCCCAGCAGATGCAGCCGCGCGTGCCGAAGCTGACGATACACGCGCATTCGGAAGCGAAGGAGCACCGCAAGCACCGCTCGCACAAAACGGAGAAGGTCAAGAAgcataaaaagaagaagaggagaagaaTCTCCGATAGCAGTGACAGCGGCGACGACTACAGTGATCCTGACTTTCTAGTGTGA